One stretch of Corynebacterium auriscanis DNA includes these proteins:
- a CDS encoding virulence-associated E family protein, whose translation MSAPRELTISTATNRRSTTWTNTHTDTHALINHICNPKTINTTTAKYHQLPKNHKDNLKDVGGFVGGHLKNGRRKKGNVLERSFITLDIDNAPTTLTQHLKKTWPFGWFAATTASHTPQHPRWRIFVWLQRNITPDEYAAISRRIAEDANPGLTWFDPTTFQPERFMYWSAVCTDGEFLTDSSTKPDLDPDTYLARYSQWMDATTWPGTTTETIHRQQQHNGQVQDPREKPGLIGAFCRTYAIPQAIAKFLPDIYTPGTTKNRYTYAHGSSANGLIVYDNGLHAYSQHATDPISGTLVNAFDLVRIHTYGHLDATTPENTPTNRLPSYTAMTNLIEGDNPTKLNNAQHQMELAQQLFHTTETTKNKNKDNNNDTTSTDWLAQLETKKDGTFADTLTNWIHIFTHDPHLNHISYNEHAERIEVRDPGMLPWRQLKPGWTDNDEAQLRAYITHTYNGLYGPHKMTDGLQAAATTRAFHPVRDFFNTLPPWDGTPRVDTLLVNTLGAPNTPYTHAVTRKTLVAAVRRTYKPGCKFDHVLTLVGPQGIGKSTIFAKLGGQWFSDALTITDMRDKTGAEKLLGNLIVEIAELAGMRKMDAETVKGFVSRTDDKYRAAYGRTVESHPRQGIIVGSTNATEGFLRDPTGNRRWWTINVTGNATTPVNTLTDDTLKQIWAEAKHYEQKGEKLYLEGDIAQAALEAQAEAVEADDRVGIVAEYLDTPIPDNWDHIPLTMRRMFLATGKVSDNPFDGTDQPIGPLVQRHQVSKIEIWAECFNRDPDSMRKIDSHEITAIIQQLENWEDTGKRQRLPIYGRQRMFKRVRSNVRFSSSE comes from the coding sequence ATGAGCGCCCCACGCGAACTCACCATCTCCACCGCCACCAACCGGCGCTCAACCACCTGGACCAACACCCACACCGACACACACGCCCTCATCAACCACATCTGCAACCCAAAAACCATCAACACCACCACCGCCAAATACCACCAACTCCCCAAAAACCACAAAGACAACCTCAAAGACGTCGGCGGATTCGTCGGAGGCCACCTCAAAAACGGACGCCGCAAAAAAGGCAACGTCCTCGAACGATCATTCATCACACTCGACATCGACAACGCCCCCACCACCCTCACCCAACACCTCAAAAAAACCTGGCCCTTCGGCTGGTTCGCCGCCACCACCGCCAGCCACACCCCCCAACACCCACGCTGGCGCATCTTCGTCTGGCTCCAACGCAACATCACACCCGACGAATACGCCGCCATCAGCCGACGCATCGCCGAAGACGCAAACCCCGGCCTCACATGGTTCGACCCCACCACATTCCAACCAGAACGCTTCATGTACTGGTCCGCCGTCTGCACCGACGGCGAATTCCTCACCGACAGCAGCACCAAACCAGACCTCGACCCCGACACCTACCTCGCCCGCTACAGCCAATGGATGGACGCCACCACATGGCCAGGCACCACAACCGAAACCATCCACCGCCAACAACAACACAACGGACAAGTCCAAGACCCCAGAGAAAAACCCGGCCTCATCGGAGCCTTCTGCCGCACCTACGCAATCCCCCAAGCAATCGCGAAGTTCCTCCCAGACATCTACACACCCGGCACCACAAAAAACCGCTACACGTACGCCCACGGCAGCTCAGCTAACGGGCTCATCGTCTACGACAACGGCCTCCACGCCTACTCCCAGCACGCCACCGACCCCATCAGCGGAACACTCGTCAACGCCTTCGACCTCGTCCGCATCCACACCTACGGCCACCTCGACGCCACCACACCAGAAAACACCCCAACCAACCGACTGCCCTCCTACACCGCGATGACCAACCTCATCGAGGGCGACAACCCCACCAAACTCAACAACGCACAACACCAAATGGAACTAGCCCAACAACTGTTCCACACCACCGAAACCACCAAAAACAAGAACAAGGACAACAACAATGACACCACCAGCACCGACTGGCTCGCCCAACTCGAAACCAAAAAAGACGGAACCTTCGCCGACACCCTCACCAACTGGATCCACATCTTCACCCACGACCCCCACCTCAACCACATCTCCTACAACGAACACGCCGAACGCATCGAAGTCCGAGACCCCGGCATGCTCCCCTGGAGACAACTCAAACCCGGCTGGACAGACAACGACGAAGCCCAACTCCGCGCCTACATCACCCACACCTACAACGGCCTCTACGGCCCCCACAAAATGACAGACGGACTCCAAGCCGCAGCCACCACACGCGCATTCCACCCCGTCCGCGACTTCTTCAACACCCTCCCACCATGGGACGGCACACCACGCGTCGACACACTCCTCGTCAACACCCTCGGCGCACCCAACACCCCCTACACACACGCCGTAACACGCAAAACACTCGTCGCAGCCGTAAGACGCACATACAAACCCGGCTGCAAATTCGACCACGTCCTCACCCTCGTCGGACCCCAAGGAATCGGAAAATCCACCATCTTCGCCAAACTCGGCGGCCAATGGTTCTCCGACGCCCTCACCATCACCGACATGAGAGACAAAACCGGAGCCGAAAAACTCCTCGGCAACCTCATCGTCGAAATCGCAGAACTCGCCGGCATGCGCAAAATGGACGCCGAAACCGTCAAAGGCTTCGTCTCCCGCACCGACGACAAATACCGCGCAGCCTACGGCCGCACCGTCGAATCCCACCCCCGCCAAGGCATCATCGTCGGATCCACCAACGCCACCGAAGGCTTCCTCCGCGACCCCACCGGCAACCGCAGGTGGTGGACCATCAACGTCACCGGCAACGCCACAACCCCCGTCAACACCCTCACCGACGACACCCTCAAACAAATCTGGGCAGAAGCCAAACACTACGAACAGAAAGGAGAAAAACTCTACCTCGAAGGCGACATCGCCCAAGCCGCACTCGAAGCCCAAGCCGAAGCAGTCGAAGCAGACGACCGCGTCGGCATCGTCGCCGAATACCTCGACACCCCAATCCCCGACAACTGGGACCACATACCACTAACCATGCGGCGCATGTTCCTCGCCACAGGCAAAGTCAGCGACAACCCATTCGACGGGACAGACCAACCCATAGGCCCCCTAGTCCAACGCCACCAGGTGTCCAAAATCGAAATCTGGGCGGAATGCTTCAACCGCGACCCAGACTCCATGCGGAAGATCGACTCACACGAAATCACAGCGATCATTCAGCAACTGGAGAACTGGGAAGACACAGGGAAGAGGCAGCGGTTACCGATCTACGGGCGCCAGCGCATGTTCAAGAGGGTGCGCTCGAATGTTCGATTTAGCTCCAGCGAGTAA
- a CDS encoding DUF2815 family protein has protein sequence MAINQRTVTIYGRLSYAHLNTPHAPNDQAEPKYSATLLIDKTNTDAINTVNQAIKAAVDDGVSRHLFNQPIDPTHTKYPPLRDGDTPNDSGEPRGQEFAGHYFIAAKNKKQPIVVNAQRQPIIDPDEVYSGCYVNMAIEFYGYSNSGNRGVSASLIGVQKVKDGERLGVEPPKAEDVFGVVNNNTTGNNSPWSTPGADTQNLGF, from the coding sequence ATGGCCATCAACCAACGCACCGTAACCATCTACGGACGCCTCTCCTACGCCCACCTCAACACCCCACACGCCCCCAACGACCAAGCCGAACCCAAATACTCCGCCACCCTCCTCATCGACAAAACCAACACCGACGCCATCAACACCGTCAACCAGGCCATCAAGGCAGCAGTCGACGACGGAGTCTCCCGACACTTATTCAACCAACCCATCGACCCCACCCACACCAAATACCCACCCCTACGCGACGGTGACACCCCCAACGACAGCGGCGAGCCCCGCGGCCAAGAATTCGCAGGCCACTACTTCATCGCCGCCAAAAACAAAAAACAACCCATCGTCGTCAACGCCCAACGCCAACCCATCATCGACCCCGACGAAGTCTACTCAGGCTGCTACGTCAACATGGCCATCGAATTCTACGGCTACTCCAACAGCGGCAACAGGGGCGTATCCGCCTCCCTCATCGGAGTGCAAAAAGTCAAAGACGGCGAACGCCTCGGCGTAGAACCACCAAAAGCCGAAGATGTCTTCGGAGTCGTCAACAACAACACCACCGGCAACAACAGCCCATGGTCCACCCCAGGAGCCGACACCCAAAACCTCGGCTTCTAA
- the rhuM gene encoding RhuM family protein yields the protein MTTNDKHDQIAIYTTEDGAAQVRLQLKDGTAWLTQKQMSELFNVGVSSISKHLKNTFDEGELNRESTVARLENVGVEQGRTVTRTIEHYNLDAILAVGYRVRGQRGTQFRKWATEVLREYLVKGFAMDDQRLKNDGIDTHFDELLERIREIRASERQMFRKVLDVITATSDDYHEVKDYKSVKNFFAGIQNRLHYATHGKTAAELIWERADNTQPNAGLTTWDGEKPHKKDMITAKNYLHEDEAKRMNRLTSMFLDYAEDQAEMRKTLLLEDWVKKTDAWLVFNERQVLQGFGTRKMTQAQNKALSEWDAYQRRLDNEVNEIDMRQLESEVRELNKKQHRGER from the coding sequence ATGACTACGAACGATAAACACGACCAGATCGCCATCTACACAACCGAAGACGGCGCAGCACAGGTTCGCCTGCAACTTAAAGATGGCACCGCGTGGCTAACACAGAAACAAATGTCTGAATTATTCAACGTAGGTGTCTCATCCATCAGCAAACATCTCAAAAACACTTTCGACGAAGGCGAATTAAATCGAGAGTCAACTGTTGCAAGATTGGAAAATGTTGGAGTTGAGCAGGGAAGAACTGTCACTAGAACAATCGAACACTACAACCTAGATGCCATACTCGCAGTCGGATACCGAGTGCGCGGACAGCGCGGAACCCAATTCCGCAAATGGGCAACCGAGGTTCTACGCGAATACCTCGTCAAAGGATTCGCCATGGACGACCAACGACTCAAGAACGACGGCATCGACACTCACTTCGACGAGCTACTTGAACGCATTCGCGAAATCCGCGCATCCGAACGCCAGATGTTCCGCAAGGTTCTCGACGTCATAACCGCAACCAGCGACGATTATCACGAAGTGAAAGACTATAAGTCGGTCAAAAACTTCTTCGCAGGGATCCAAAACCGGTTGCATTACGCAACACACGGCAAAACCGCTGCGGAACTCATTTGGGAACGAGCAGATAACACCCAACCAAACGCAGGACTCACTACTTGGGATGGCGAAAAACCTCACAAAAAAGACATGATCACTGCCAAAAACTATCTTCACGAAGACGAAGCCAAGCGAATGAACCGGCTTACCAGCATGTTCTTGGACTATGCAGAAGACCAGGCAGAAATGAGGAAAACCCTGCTTCTCGAGGACTGGGTGAAGAAGACCGATGCGTGGCTTGTGTTCAACGAAAGACAGGTCCTCCAAGGTTTCGGAACACGGAAAATGACGCAGGCTCAGAATAAAGCGCTGAGCGAATGGGATGCTTACCAGCGGCGCTTAGACAACGAAGTAAACGAGATCGATATGCGCCAGCTTGAAAGCGAGGTGCGAGAGCTTAACAAGAAACAGCATCGAGGTGAGCGATGA
- a CDS encoding helix-turn-helix domain-containing protein, which yields MKITKQRAKELMETIELVLGPDKRTATLTITDFAKITGKHRMTIWKACARGDLPASQERKNCKYSIDYSELDRYLPQEAAA from the coding sequence ATGAAGATTACCAAACAACGCGCTAAAGAGCTCATGGAAACCATCGAGCTAGTGCTTGGTCCAGACAAGCGCACAGCAACACTCACCATCACTGACTTCGCCAAGATCACCGGCAAGCACCGCATGACCATCTGGAAAGCCTGCGCACGCGGAGACTTACCTGCCTCCCAAGAACGCAAAAACTGCAAATACAGCATCGACTACAGCGAACTTGACCGCTACCTGCCACAGGAGGCCGCGGCATGA
- a CDS encoding DUF2800 domain-containing protein — protein MTHKPPAGHADRDHALLSASGANRWLNCTPSALIETRYPDTSSDAADQGTAAHELAEHKLRNHLGTDTTRPTSTWHDEEMEDHTDAYADHVMAELTRTKETSPAAFLSIEERLDFSHIVPDGFGTGDAVIVGDDTMTIVDLKYGKGVEVSAKNNPQMRLYALGALARYGMIYNIKTVRMVIFQPRLNNISVDETSVEELTTWARDVVEPRAHLAAAGEGELTPGQWCTFCKHAAQCPAIATQYFDAIPTTSPGVPAAPDPDTLTDEQIATIVTHSGELKKWLTKVEKHALEQANDGRTYPGLKLVEGRSVRRFTDTTAVAQAVENAGHDPYKRTLLGLTDLTKLLGKKQFDTLLGEFIEKPAGKPTLVPASDKRPELSVATADNVFHELGKEPE, from the coding sequence ATGACCCACAAACCACCCGCAGGACACGCCGACCGAGACCACGCCCTCCTCTCCGCATCCGGCGCCAACAGATGGCTCAACTGCACCCCCTCCGCCCTAATCGAAACCCGCTACCCCGACACATCATCAGACGCCGCCGACCAAGGCACCGCAGCCCACGAACTCGCCGAACACAAACTCCGCAACCACCTCGGCACCGACACCACCCGCCCCACATCCACCTGGCACGACGAAGAAATGGAGGACCACACCGACGCCTACGCCGACCACGTCATGGCCGAACTCACCCGCACCAAGGAGACCAGCCCCGCCGCGTTCCTCTCCATCGAAGAACGCCTCGACTTCTCCCACATCGTCCCCGACGGCTTCGGCACCGGCGACGCGGTCATCGTCGGCGACGACACCATGACCATCGTCGACCTGAAATACGGCAAAGGCGTCGAAGTCTCAGCCAAGAACAACCCACAAATGAGGCTGTACGCCCTCGGCGCACTCGCCCGCTACGGCATGATCTACAACATAAAGACCGTGCGCATGGTCATCTTCCAACCACGCCTCAACAACATCAGCGTCGATGAAACCAGCGTGGAAGAACTGACCACCTGGGCACGCGATGTGGTCGAACCCCGCGCCCACCTCGCAGCAGCAGGGGAGGGCGAACTGACCCCCGGCCAGTGGTGCACCTTCTGCAAACACGCAGCACAGTGCCCCGCAATCGCCACCCAATACTTCGACGCGATCCCAACGACCAGCCCAGGTGTGCCCGCAGCACCCGACCCGGACACCCTCACCGACGAACAAATCGCCACGATCGTCACCCACTCCGGCGAACTGAAGAAATGGCTCACCAAAGTCGAAAAGCACGCCCTCGAACAGGCCAATGACGGGCGCACGTATCCGGGGTTGAAGCTTGTCGAAGGCCGCTCAGTCCGCCGGTTCACCGACACCACCGCTGTCGCCCAGGCCGTCGAAAACGCCGGACACGACCCCTACAAACGCACCCTGCTCGGCCTGACCGATCTGACGAAACTCCTCGGGAAGAAACAATTCGACACGCTCCTTGGCGAGTTCATCGAAAAACCCGCAGGGAAACCAACGCTCGTGCCCGCATCAGATAAACGGCCGGAGCTGAGCGTGGCGACAGCCGACAACGTATTCCATGAACTCGGAAAGGAACCAGAGTGA
- a CDS encoding excisionase family DNA-binding protein, with protein MTQKRTDEVTTDKPRRYATIKQAAEYAACHVNTIRTQIARGELTGYRMGRRVIRVDLNELDDNMTTTRDEEVA; from the coding sequence ATGACCCAGAAACGCACCGACGAGGTCACCACTGATAAGCCACGCCGATACGCAACGATCAAACAGGCAGCGGAGTACGCAGCCTGCCACGTGAACACTATCCGCACGCAGATAGCCCGGGGGGAATTGACCGGCTACCGCATGGGGCGGCGTGTTATCCGCGTCGACCTCAACGAACTAGACGACAACATGACCACCACCCGCGATGAGGAGGTGGCGTAA
- a CDS encoding DUF2335 domain-containing protein produces the protein MENDHHQHAQSDPPRNEAGSGSNADGTSEFENDPQNQAGKPQQGDLDRLATDVQHTRREHSDDQEQPLEAELIPRDEVRQEVTRIMTSIWSGPTPSPETLKAFNEVDPSFAERAFKMSEETVATSNYERKKLVEGDVEAVKRGQWMAWTSSVLCVIGAVVCAVIGQPWVASVLLGPPIMQFGTSLVRTIRKDDSEKTSPTTEE, from the coding sequence ATGGAAAATGACCATCATCAACACGCACAAAGCGACCCGCCGCGCAATGAAGCGGGGAGTGGATCCAATGCTGATGGAACCTCGGAATTTGAGAACGACCCACAGAATCAAGCGGGCAAACCCCAACAGGGTGATCTCGACCGCCTGGCAACAGACGTTCAACACACTCGGCGAGAACATTCAGACGACCAGGAACAGCCACTAGAAGCGGAGTTAATCCCACGGGACGAAGTTCGCCAAGAAGTCACACGAATAATGACTTCTATCTGGTCTGGGCCAACGCCATCGCCAGAAACGCTCAAGGCATTTAATGAAGTAGACCCTTCTTTTGCCGAGCGTGCCTTTAAAATGTCAGAGGAAACCGTCGCGACGAGTAATTACGAACGTAAAAAGCTTGTCGAAGGTGATGTTGAAGCAGTGAAACGTGGCCAATGGATGGCGTGGACATCGTCCGTTCTCTGTGTAATCGGAGCAGTTGTGTGCGCAGTCATCGGGCAGCCATGGGTGGCAAGCGTATTACTTGGCCCACCGATCATGCAATTTGGAACATCACTTGTGAGGACTATTAGAAAAGATGATTCCGAAAAGACCTCTCCAACAACAGAAGAGTGA
- a CDS encoding DEAD/DEAH box helicase, with protein MKYKPHDYQQAAIEFMRTHPQAALLLDMGLGKSVISLTAIQHMLTDDFTAIRPLVIAPLRVARDTWTEEIHKWDHLNNLRPAVMVGTPTQRLRALHANADIWIINRENLPWLDKQLHGTWPFDTVIIDELSSFKSHQSKRFKVLKKHRPHINRIYGLTGTPAPNSLLDIWAPFRLIDQGTRLGDTITGYRDKYFTPGRRNGHIVYDWKLKPGAEDRIHGAISDITLSMKAIDHLDMPEATIIDRRVTLDTTAQAAYRRLRDDMVADIGGDIVDAGSAGVLAGKLQQLAAGAIYTDEDHNFRQIHDAKLDAVDDIIEEANGQTVLVAFWFKHDLSRLKARYPTGRLLDTDADMAAWKKGRLPIAFIHPASAGHGLNLQSGGHILVWFTPIWSLELFEQTNGRLNRQGQTHPVTIIRIIANNTIDTHITKALEKKNTTQQALIKAVSATLKGK; from the coding sequence ATGAAATACAAACCACACGACTACCAACAAGCGGCCATTGAATTCATGCGAACCCACCCACAAGCAGCCCTTCTGCTTGATATGGGACTCGGCAAAAGCGTCATCTCACTCACCGCCATCCAACACATGCTCACCGACGACTTCACCGCCATCCGCCCCCTCGTCATCGCACCCCTACGAGTCGCCCGCGACACATGGACCGAAGAAATCCACAAATGGGACCACCTCAACAACCTCCGCCCCGCCGTCATGGTAGGCACACCAACACAACGCCTCCGCGCACTCCACGCCAACGCCGACATCTGGATCATCAACCGCGAAAACCTCCCATGGCTCGACAAACAACTACACGGCACATGGCCATTCGACACCGTCATCATCGACGAACTATCCAGCTTCAAATCACACCAATCCAAAAGATTCAAAGTCCTCAAAAAACACCGGCCCCACATCAACCGGATCTACGGACTCACCGGCACACCCGCCCCCAACAGCCTGCTGGACATCTGGGCCCCGTTCCGACTCATCGACCAGGGCACAAGACTCGGCGACACCATCACCGGCTACCGAGACAAGTACTTCACACCCGGCAGACGAAACGGGCACATCGTCTACGACTGGAAACTCAAACCCGGAGCAGAAGACAGGATCCACGGGGCTATCAGCGACATCACCCTGTCGATGAAAGCGATCGACCACCTGGACATGCCCGAAGCCACGATCATTGACCGGCGCGTCACCCTCGACACCACAGCCCAAGCCGCCTACCGGCGTTTGCGGGACGACATGGTGGCCGACATTGGTGGGGACATCGTCGACGCCGGAAGCGCTGGAGTGCTCGCAGGGAAACTCCAACAACTCGCGGCCGGGGCTATATACACCGACGAGGATCACAATTTTCGTCAGATTCATGACGCGAAACTCGACGCCGTCGACGACATCATCGAGGAAGCCAACGGGCAGACCGTGCTGGTCGCGTTCTGGTTCAAACACGACCTCTCCCGACTCAAAGCCCGCTACCCGACAGGCCGACTGTTGGACACTGACGCGGACATGGCCGCATGGAAGAAGGGCCGGTTGCCGATCGCGTTCATCCACCCCGCCAGCGCAGGGCACGGGCTGAACCTCCAGTCCGGTGGGCACATTCTGGTGTGGTTCACGCCGATCTGGTCGCTTGAGCTGTTTGAGCAGACGAACGGCAGGCTGAACCGTCAGGGGCAAACACATCCGGTAACGATCATCCGGATCATCGCCAACAACACCATCGACACGCACATCACCAAAGCGTTGGAGAAGAAAAACACGACCCAGCAGGCGCTGATTAAGGCAGTGTCTGCGACATTGAAAGGAAAGTAG
- a CDS encoding DNA-methyltransferase: protein MMSPTMKIEHSFDNVCIVNDDYRNHLNQLHQAHVLITDPPYGMKYRGHGNKHKPITGDNTTHARDELITHWGTTKPAMIFGTWRVPKPQCRNTIAWIKTNTGPGMGALDLPWGSAWEEIYILGKGFYTPHKRQPNHTHINAYPSGSKQRPNHPTPKPVELMEWLIQHCPPDWTIIDPFAGSGATLRAARNLGRTAIGFEIDPDHTQTAVNLLQQDQEKDTPP, encoded by the coding sequence ATGATGTCCCCAACCATGAAAATAGAACACTCATTCGATAATGTGTGTATCGTCAACGACGACTACCGCAACCACCTCAACCAACTACACCAAGCCCACGTCCTCATCACCGACCCGCCCTACGGCATGAAATACCGAGGCCACGGCAACAAACACAAACCCATCACAGGCGACAACACCACCCACGCCCGCGACGAACTCATCACTCACTGGGGAACAACCAAACCAGCCATGATCTTCGGAACATGGCGCGTCCCCAAACCCCAATGCCGAAACACCATCGCCTGGATCAAAACCAACACAGGCCCCGGCATGGGAGCCCTCGACCTCCCATGGGGCAGCGCATGGGAAGAAATCTACATCCTCGGCAAAGGCTTCTACACACCCCACAAACGCCAACCCAACCACACCCACATCAACGCCTACCCATCAGGCAGCAAACAACGCCCAAACCACCCCACACCCAAACCAGTCGAACTCATGGAATGGCTCATCCAACACTGCCCACCCGACTGGACAATCATCGACCCCTTCGCCGGATCCGGAGCCACACTCCGCGCCGCCAGAAACCTCGGACGCACAGCCATCGGCTTCGAAATCGACCCCGACCACACACAAACAGCCGTCAACCTACTCCAACAAGACCAGGAAAAGGACACCCCACCATGA
- a CDS encoding phage antirepressor N-terminal domain-containing protein, whose product MSNQLASIPFHGQTVQSVQLDGKPTVALKPIVENLGVDYSRQLKKLKEKSWANLSAVSVVAGDGKSREMTCIDLRTLTMWLATIDENRVSEEARPLVVAYQAEIADVIESYWAKGGAINPRANEHQINALIFQARSQMELCQAAKGLIRDEHLEAKARIILARGLGEAPELEAKDRPLYTSDFLAEKNLSQKKLKSVSGVFGKRMKAAYTLEHGTEPEKYPLNLPNGQVRHVNAYTEADRPLMERVWNKYYDTAA is encoded by the coding sequence ATGAGTAATCAACTCGCATCCATCCCGTTTCACGGGCAAACGGTCCAGTCGGTACAGCTAGACGGGAAACCAACTGTGGCCCTCAAGCCCATAGTTGAAAACTTGGGTGTCGACTACAGTCGTCAACTCAAAAAGCTAAAGGAAAAGTCGTGGGCTAACCTTTCCGCCGTTTCGGTCGTGGCGGGAGATGGAAAGTCGCGGGAAATGACTTGCATCGACCTACGCACCCTGACGATGTGGCTCGCCACCATCGACGAAAACCGAGTATCCGAAGAAGCCCGCCCTCTCGTCGTGGCATACCAAGCAGAGATCGCCGACGTCATCGAGTCCTACTGGGCGAAAGGCGGCGCAATCAACCCCCGCGCCAACGAACACCAGATCAACGCCTTGATCTTCCAGGCCCGCTCTCAGATGGAACTCTGCCAAGCAGCCAAGGGTCTCATCCGTGACGAACACCTAGAAGCCAAGGCGCGAATCATCCTCGCCCGGGGTCTAGGTGAAGCGCCAGAGCTGGAAGCTAAGGACAGGCCACTGTACACCTCGGATTTCCTTGCAGAAAAGAACCTCTCGCAAAAGAAACTCAAGTCGGTCTCGGGCGTATTCGGCAAGCGCATGAAGGCTGCCTACACCCTTGAACATGGCACGGAACCGGAGAAGTATCCGCTGAACCTTCCTAACGGTCAGGTTCGCCATGTTAACGCCTACACCGAAGCAGACCGTCCTCTCATGGAGCGGGTCTGGAACAAGTACTACGACACAGCCGCATAA
- a CDS encoding VRR-NUC domain-containing protein, whose translation MALEQKLEQHLVNEVRKHGGLCWKLTSPGTAGVPDRIIILPGGRIAFIETKAPGQQPRPIQVRRHNQLKQRGAHIYTIDHPNQIPHILHEIQTTRLPTSGH comes from the coding sequence ATGGCACTCGAACAAAAACTCGAACAACACCTCGTCAACGAGGTACGCAAACACGGCGGACTCTGCTGGAAACTCACCAGCCCAGGCACCGCAGGAGTCCCAGACCGCATCATCATCCTCCCCGGCGGACGCATCGCATTCATCGAAACCAAAGCCCCCGGCCAACAACCCAGACCCATCCAGGTACGCCGACACAACCAACTCAAACAACGCGGCGCCCACATCTACACCATCGACCACCCCAACCAAATCCCCCACATCCTCCATGAAATACAAACCACACGACTACCAACAAGCGGCCATTGA
- a CDS encoding ImmA/IrrE family metallo-endopeptidase, with amino-acid sequence MTSIHDLHDMAYIMGVNLQHHHGLPKGWYSPSLRTISTMYDMAVWDYKSTLAHELGHAVYNDQKTGRDDFDQRQEDRADRFAAKLLINDDELKHLALWHRHDLHSLAIDLEVTPRLLKVYLQLHPNVLKELAA; translated from the coding sequence ATGACCTCGATCCATGATCTTCACGACATGGCCTACATCATGGGCGTCAACCTCCAGCACCACCACGGACTCCCCAAAGGGTGGTACTCCCCCAGTTTGCGCACCATTTCCACCATGTACGACATGGCCGTGTGGGATTATAAATCCACGCTTGCCCACGAACTCGGGCACGCCGTGTACAACGACCAGAAAACAGGACGGGACGACTTCGACCAGCGCCAGGAAGACCGAGCGGACAGGTTCGCCGCAAAGCTCCTCATCAACGACGACGAGCTTAAACACCTCGCCTTATGGCACCGCCACGACCTCCACAGTCTCGCAATCGACCTCGAAGTCACACCCCGCCTACTCAAGGTCTACCTCCAACTACACCCGAACGTCCTGAAAGAACTAGCAGCATGA